In the Clostridia bacterium genome, one interval contains:
- a CDS encoding HIT domain-containing protein, with protein MERLWAPWRSQYVESAGDSTDCFLCTEPQSSSDMEALILWRSLRTFVILNRFPYNSGHLLIAPYRHVKDFEQLTNEELLDLGQQVQRMVVVLKEVLKPQAFNIGLNLGAPAGAGLPGHLHVHIVPRWQGDTNFMPVTADTKVISEGLLDTWSKLRNYIDHHRQEIRADL; from the coding sequence GTGGAAAGGTTATGGGCACCGTGGCGATCACAATATGTAGAAAGCGCCGGGGACTCGACTGACTGTTTCTTATGTACCGAACCGCAGTCTAGCAGCGATATGGAAGCGCTTATTTTATGGCGGTCCCTAAGGACCTTTGTCATTTTAAACCGTTTTCCCTACAACAGCGGTCACTTACTTATTGCGCCTTATCGGCACGTAAAGGATTTTGAGCAACTTACCAATGAAGAATTGCTTGACCTAGGTCAGCAAGTACAAAGAATGGTCGTGGTGTTAAAAGAAGTCTTAAAACCCCAAGCCTTTAATATTGGCCTCAACCTTGGCGCCCCCGCGGGAGCAGGCTTGCCGGGCCATCTGCATGTTCATATAGTTCCGAGGTGGCAAGGAGATACTAATTTTATGCCTGTAACCGCGGATACCAAAGTGATTTCCGAAGGCCTACTTGACACCTGGAGCAAGCTGCGCAATTACATTGATCACCATCGCCAAGAGATTCGTGCCGACCTATGA
- a CDS encoding Crp/Fnr family transcriptional regulator: MAENLHYLENLPIFSGLSQKDLELIEHIIINRKYTKHHIIFLEGEPGDGLYFVKSGRVKVYKSTEDGRERILHFLREGDIFAEVLLFDKGPFPATAEAMEDCEIGVIPSADMSHLLIQHPQIALKMLKMMSARLRMAQVELSTFAYRDTYSRMAALLLQLANDLGTKTDEGTVINLAVTQRELASRIGVSRETVTRILTEFKREGILTFNRQKIVLSDLTKLRQKSKTGS, encoded by the coding sequence ATGGCAGAAAACCTGCATTATCTGGAAAACTTACCTATTTTTTCTGGGCTAAGCCAAAAAGATTTGGAGCTAATAGAGCACATCATAATTAACCGCAAGTACACAAAACACCACATTATCTTCCTAGAGGGGGAACCTGGCGACGGGTTATATTTTGTAAAATCTGGGCGGGTCAAAGTATATAAAAGTACCGAAGATGGCCGTGAGCGAATATTGCATTTCCTCCGCGAAGGAGATATTTTTGCCGAAGTACTGCTGTTTGACAAAGGGCCATTCCCGGCTACTGCTGAAGCCATGGAAGATTGCGAGATTGGAGTCATTCCCTCTGCTGATATGAGCCATCTTTTGATTCAACATCCGCAAATTGCACTCAAAATGTTGAAGATGATGTCTGCTCGATTGCGCATGGCCCAAGTGGAACTGAGTACTTTTGCTTACCGGGATACGTACAGCCGAATGGCTGCCCTTTTGCTGCAGTTAGCGAATGATTTGGGAACCAAAACCGACGAAGGCACCGTAATTAATCTTGCCGTCACCCAAAGAGAGCTAGCTAGCCGTATTGGGGTGTCAAGGGAAACTGTGACGAGAATCCTTACTGAATTTAAAAGGGAGGGCATCCTCACCTTTAACAGGCAAAAAATTGTCTTGTCTGATCTGACGAAGCTCCGCCAAAAATCAAAAACTGGTTCATAG
- a CDS encoding sigma-70 family RNA polymerase sigma factor, translated as MEDQSWPLAAFLRRAQNGDQGAYEELLRRYLPFILAAVADVVNRQISVKDDEASAGILAFSEAIKAYHAGKGRFLPFARTVIRRRVYDYLRRQAKFVAEVPCSHLDSLSCTQIREQAGEGSSFANSRGISAYEKELEAFEIREEIACLSQEMRDLGITFADVADSSPRQEETKKLAVKAATCISKNAQLLKYIRTRKKLPLKEIAEDLLRDQNHSSLSSFRIRKTLERHRAYILAVALILAGDYIRLKAYARW; from the coding sequence TTGGAGGATCAGAGCTGGCCTCTCGCAGCTTTCCTTAGGCGAGCCCAGAATGGTGACCAAGGAGCCTACGAAGAACTGTTGCGAAGGTACTTGCCATTTATTCTCGCGGCGGTTGCCGATGTAGTCAACCGCCAGATCTCCGTGAAGGACGATGAGGCTAGCGCTGGGATACTGGCTTTTTCTGAGGCTATAAAGGCCTATCATGCCGGCAAAGGCAGGTTCCTACCCTTTGCTCGTACCGTGATTAGGAGACGCGTCTATGATTATCTTCGCAGACAGGCTAAGTTCGTGGCGGAGGTACCGTGTAGTCACCTCGATAGCCTCTCCTGTACCCAGATTCGGGAGCAAGCGGGTGAAGGGAGTTCATTTGCCAATTCAAGAGGTATAAGTGCATACGAAAAGGAGCTAGAGGCATTTGAGATACGGGAAGAAATTGCCTGTTTAAGCCAGGAAATGAGGGATTTGGGTATAACCTTTGCCGATGTGGCAGATTCATCCCCGCGGCAGGAGGAGACAAAGAAATTAGCTGTTAAAGCAGCTACCTGCATTAGTAAAAATGCCCAGCTTCTCAAATACATAAGGACTCGTAAAAAATTGCCCCTTAAGGAAATTGCTGAAGATCTGTTGAGGGATCAGAACCACAGCAGTCTTTCTAGCTTTCGAATTAGAAAGACCTTAGAAAGACATCGCGCCTATATCCTGGCAGTAGCACTCATTCTAGCCGGCGATTACATCCGGCTGAAAGCGTATGCCCGGTGGTGA